Proteins from one Syngnathus scovelli strain Florida chromosome 9, RoL_Ssco_1.2, whole genome shotgun sequence genomic window:
- the LOC125974921 gene encoding potassium voltage-gated channel subfamily S member 2, whose amino-acid sequence MTGQALREPGGRGPAGDNAAIRINVGGFKKRLHTDTLSRFPETRLARLLQCRSKESILELCDDYDDAEKEFYFDRNPTLFPYVLNFYNTGRLHVMAELCIFSFSQEIEYWGINEFFLDSCCSGSYHCRKMNQDREEWEDRSDEGSTTSSFDELLEFYNDATKFDKQPLGSIRRRIWLILDNPGYSVASRVISIFSILVVLGSIATMCMNSMSEFSLLDAEGQPKEDLRFEIVEHLGIAWFTLELVARFAVAPDLVHFFELPLNVIDLVSILPFYLTLVINLVVESSPALANLGRVAQVLRLMRIFRILKLARHSTGLRSLGATLRNSYKEVGLLLLYLAVGVSFFSVMAYTVEKEDSEDLSTIPACWWWATVSMTTVGYGDVVPLSIAGKLTASACILAGILVVVLPITLIFNKFSQFYKRQKQLEIAMRSCDFDEGIKEVPSVNLRNYYAHKVKSLMASLSNMSRSSPSEHSLNESIH is encoded by the coding sequence ATGACGGGTCAGGCCCTGAGGGAACCTGGTGGCAGGGGTCCCGCGGGGGACAATGCCGCTATCCGCATCAACGTGGGTGGCTTCAAGAAGCGTCTCCACACAGACACGCTGTCTCGGTTTCCGGAGACACGGCTGGCGCGTCTTCTCCAATGCCGGTCCAAGGAGTCCATATTGGAGCTGTGCGACGACTATGATGACGCAGAAAAAGAGTTTTACTTTGACAGGAACCCCACACTTTTCCCCTACGTGTTGAATTTCTACAACACGGGCCGGCTGCATGTCATGGCCGAGCTGTGCATCTTCTCTTTTAGCCAGGAGATCGAGTACTGGGGCATTAACGAGTTCTTTCTCGACTCTTGCTGCAGTGGCTCCTACCACTGTCGGAAAATGAATCAAGACCGGGAAGAGTGGGAGGACAGGAGTGACGAAGGAAGCACCACTTCCTCGTTCGACGAGCTGTTGGAGTTTTACAATGACGCCACTAAATTTGACAAGCAGCCGCTGGGGAGCATCCGCAGGCGCATTTGGTTGATATTGGACAACCCAGGCTACTCTGTGGCCAGCCGCGTGATCAGCATCTTCTCCATCCTGGTGGTGCTTGGCTCCATTGCCACTATGTGCATGAACAGCATGAGCGAGTTCAGCCTCTTAGACGCTGAGGGGCAGCCCAAGGAAGACCTGCGCTTTGAGATCGTGGAACACTTAGGCATCGCCTGGTTCACACTGGAGCTGGTGGCCAGGTTCGCAGTGGCCCCGGACCTTGTGCACTTCTTCGAACTCCCGTTGAACGTGATCGACTTGGTGTCCATACTTCCCTTTTACTTGACGCTCGTCATCAACCTGGTGGTGGAGAGCAGCCCGGCGCTGGCCAACCTAGGCCGCGTTGCTCAAGTGCTGAGGCTCATGAGGATTTTCCGCATTCTGAAGTTGGCACGCCACTCGACCGGGCTGCGCTCCCTGGGGGCCACCTTGAGAAACAGCTACAAGGAGGTTGGCCTGCTGCTTCTCTATCTCGCGGTCGGAGTGTCTTTCTTCTCTGTCATGGCATACACGGTCGAGAAAGAAGACAGCGAGGACCTGTCCACCATCCCAGCGTGCTGGTGGTGGGCCACGGTGAGCATGACCACCGTGGGCTACGGAGACGTGGTACCCTTGTCCATTGCGGGCAAGCTGACAGCCTCGGCCTGCATCCTGGCGGGAATCTTAGTTGTAGTGCTTCCGATCACACTCATTTTTAATAAATTCTCCCAGTTTTACAAGAGACAAAAACAGCTGGAGATCGCAATGCGAAGCTGTGACTTTGACGAAGGTATCAAAGAGGTGCCCTCGGTCAATTTGAGGAACTATTATGCGCACAAAGTCAAGTCTCTTATGGCCAGCTTGTCAAACATGAGCCGGAGTTCACCCAGTGAGCACAGTCTGAATGAGTCAATACACTGA